The sequence below is a genomic window from Tachysurus vachellii isolate PV-2020 chromosome 2, HZAU_Pvac_v1, whole genome shotgun sequence.
ATTGAAGGGGTCTATAGGGGGTCTGTTTAAGGGTTGAGGGGGACTGTTTGTCCAGAGACAGGGGCTGAGGTCAACAACAAGCAACCCAATGCATACCTCAGCACGCTCCAGGTCCCTATGAGCTGTTTGTCTGCcattcagagtctcaccctgcATATGACTGTGAATGGAGGTGATCTGCTTGCTTTGCCCCATTGTCAGAGCCTGTTATCTGTCCATTAGCCCAGACGTCCTCATCCCTGCCCCCTCCTTTCACCTCTGCAGCTGATAAATTTACTACGGCCACCTAAGCACGGGGTGTCGAGGGGTGGTGCAAGCAATTTTACTAATCCTGTAACTACTAATTGTCTCCTCCTATCCTATATCTTTACCAAACACAAGCACAGGAGAACGAGGTGCTACATCTGAGTATATAAGGTGCACAACATATGCCGGTATACCACTGATGCCATGCAGAGAGAGCTGCACAGATAGGACTGCACAGATAGGACTGCCAGGCATTTCTAGATATTTTAGGGGTAACACTTTATGCAGACTGTTTTGGACTTGTGTAAGCACTAAAAATGAACACTACAGCGAGGCTCCTGCACGtcctgtttgtgtgcatgtgtgtgtcagttgttCAAGCACGGATCTGGGCCTGGATGCTATCGATGCCATACAGCCCACCTGAAGAAGGAACTATGGggttgagagaaagagagacagagttatCTCCCAACAGTCAAAAGGGTGATATGGTGAGTTGTGTTTTCTATGTGTGTTAAAAAATTGTGACCCATTTGTGTGAGATTTTATGCTGTACTAACCTATTCAAAGTTACTTTTCAAAAAGTTAGTGGCCTTTAATGAGAAGAACTAgcttatacatatatacatatacatacagacatacatacattttatatatatatatatatatatatatatatatatatatatatatatatatatatatatatatatatatatataagcacaGGAGAACGAGgtgctataatgtataatacCTATACTATATTAGCTTAAATTATTAACTTAAAgaaaatttaatatatatattagtcaATATTAGTCAGTCGGAATATTTAACTGTTtgaaaagcaaataaattaaactgcaAACAGAAGTTTGTTATTCAATAAATCTCAAATAGCTGTAACATAGATGCATATAATTACCATTGTAATTTTGTACTGCACAGCAAATAAGATATATGTGGGAAAAAACACTCTCTGATACAAAACTGTAACTTTGCATTCACTACTTTaccatagtgaaaaaaaaagctgctgaaTTTGCATGTGGATGCCTGAATTTGGTCCTAAAAACATGCATCTGTTTTTAGGTGGCCTGTGATCATGATCGTGCCTGTGGAAAGGGTTTCTCCTGTGACCGCCACTTTGGTCTGTGTGTTCCTCTAAGACAAGAAGGGAAATATTGTCGGCGAGATGCCCAGTGTGTACGTGGACTAAGCTGCATGTATGGCAGATGCATACGGAGCATTCCAGACGGACAGGAAGGTAAGGTCAATATTATTCAATATCAAGTCAATTAAAAAGCACAACAGTGTCAGTGCATGAAGAGGAAATCATCCTGTGCATCACTATCTAAATGTGAGCTGTCAATTGatatcatcataatcatcatcatcatcatcatcatcatcatcatcattattatcatctcAGGTGCCCGCTGTAAATTAGACAAGGACTGTGGGGCTTCAATGTGCTGCGCACGTCATCATGGTGAGAGGGTGTGTAAGCGTCGGCTTTTACTGGGTGAGAGCTGCTTCGTGCCGGATGGAGGACTGGCATTTAGCATCAACCAGATCTGTCCATGTGATGAGGGACTGCTGTGTCGAGGAAACGGTCAGCCACAAAAAAGAGAGTAAGTTTTCTTTCCCTGGATGAAGAATTCCTGTAGATTTGCATAATAAGGTGGATAAATATGtgaatgtaaaaaataacactGTATTTTTTCTTCTGCAGGACAGAGTTTGTGTACAATCCTGATTCAACCATTTGGACCTGCCAGGTTCCAAAACACTAAGATATAGCTATTGTATAACTAATTTATTGAACTGTTGTATATACTGCttttaaattgtatatatataaataaaggttttattcTTTCAAGCTGTCTtcagaaacaaaaaatgtatatattttcaaTACACAATAAACTTTCTATTTACGCATacaacactttttaaaaaaacgaagaaaaaaaatataagtaGCTATAAGTATATTAGCTATAAGTAGTATTGATATAAGTAGCTCTATTTACAGAAATGGTGcatcattgttgattattttccaattacCGCATGCcctgctgtgttttattcattatatcaGGGGTCTTCAATCTTATTATCTGATTATACAAAGCCAAGTGAACTGTGTAGTACTGTATGAGACTGCGCCTGAgtagagataaaataaaatagtttcaATCAAATAGggatatatttttatagtgaGAATTAGATTTTTCCCCTTCAGAGTTCATACTGAAATCCGTagcctttcttcttcttcatcttcttcctctttcggcttttcccttcggggtcgccacagcaaatcatctctctccacctatccctatcttctgcatcctcaacacttgcacccactagcttcatatcctcattaattacatccatatacctcctctttggccttcctctttgcctcctgcctggcagctccatgtccaacattctcctaccaatatactcactctccctcctctgaacatgtccaaaccatcttaatctggcctccctaactttgtcccccaaacttccaacatgagctgtccctctgatgtacttgttcctaatcctgtccaatcttgtcactcccaaagagaacctcaacatcttcagctcggctacctcaagctctgactcctgtctcttcttcagtgtcactgtctctaaaccatacagcatggccggtctcaccactgtcctttacaccttccccttgattctcgctgatattttcctatcacgcagaactcctgacacctttctccacccattaCAACCTGcatgcactcgcttctttacctctttcccactctctccattactctggaatGCTGagcccaagtacttaaactcctgtaccttcttcacctcttcaccctgtaaccttactgttccacttccctccctttcattcacacacatgtactcagtcttagcCTTTATTGTTTTCTTACTTTAAGAAAAATCATGGCCGCTTGGCGTATCGACAGAAAACTTACATAATGTAGTAAAGCTTGGcgacttttattttgaactgTAAAAGGCGGAAGCTGCTGCGATTGTTTCGGGGCGCTTCAGCTGACCTCATATCAAACAAACGCGCTCAACTTTTCGGTCAAATTCAATGttagcaacaaaacaaaaaaatatatacatatatacacatattaacaaTGTCGACGGCAATGAATTTCGGCACAAAATCATTTAAACCACGACCTCCTGAGAAAGGATCGTTTCCTTTAGACCATTTCGGTAAGTTCATTACACTAACGCGTAGAGCTTCACACCAACGCGTAGAGCTTCACACCAACGCGTAGAGCTTCACACTAACGCGTAGAGCTTTACACCAACTCGTAGAGCTTCACACCAACGCGTAGAGCTTCACACCAACGCGTAGAGCTTCACACCAACGCGTAGAGCTTCACACCAACTCGTAGAGCTTCACACCAACGCGTAGAGCTTCACACCAACTCGTAGAGCTTCACACGAACTCGTAGAGCTTCACACCAACTCGTAGAGCTTCACACCAACGCGTAGAGCTTCACACCAACGCGTAGAGCTTCACACCAACGAGTAAATCTTTATGCCAACGCTTAGAGCTTTACACTAACACGTAGAGGTTTAACGCGTAGGTCAAAATCTAGTTATTCTGTCTCATAACCTTTATGTTGGTGTTTCCAGGTGAATGTAAGGAGTTCAAAGAGAAATTCATGCGCTGTCTCAGAGACAACAACTTTGACAGCACTCCTTGTCGACTACAGTCCAAAGATTATCTGGAGTGTAGAATGGACAAGTAAGATGGATAGAGAGCtggttatatataaataaagtgtctTCAG
It includes:
- the LOC132857897 gene encoding uncharacterized protein LOC132857897 — its product is MLYGLETVTLKKRQESELEVAELKMLRFSLGVTRLDRIRNKYIRGTAHVGSLGDKVREARLRWFGHVQRRESEYIGRRMLDMELPGRRQRGRPKRRYMDVINEDMKLVGASVEDAEDRDRWREMICCGDPEGKSRKRKKMKKKKGYGFQRSLIQYYTVHLALYNQIIRLKTPDIMNKTQQGMRSPSSHGQIWLMLNASPPSGTKQLSPIPSSGGLYGIDSIQAQIRA
- the LOC132859779 gene encoding cytochrome c oxidase assembly protein COX19, with the protein product MSTAMNFGTKSFKPRPPEKGSFPLDHFGECKEFKEKFMRCLRDNNFDSTPCRLQSKDYLECRMDKQLMAKEPLEKLGFKDLMDQVKEESQEKP